From Corynebacterium sp. BD556, the proteins below share one genomic window:
- a CDS encoding acetyl-CoA C-acyltransferase, translated as MTSNTNDDVVIVGAARTPFGKLLGAFATLQATELGSHAIRAALTQGGVPADEVEAVIMGQVLQAGVGQNPAKQAALGAGIARSAHTSTVNKVCLSGLTAVIDAARLVRSGEATVVVAGGMESMTNAPHLLPKTRSGVKFGGFEALDHMEYDGLREAQQGISMGVLTEQHDSDYPTTREEQDHVAALSHQRALAATHDGTLAREISPVTVRSRRGEVTVETDEGIREGVTEESLANLRPAFSSDGTITAGNSSPITDGAAAVVVTTRQHAAQQGWTVLATLRAVGQVAGPDASLQAQPANALEAALKRQGWDAHKLDLIEINEAFGAVVAHSMRQLGVSEDVVNPHGGAIAMGHPIGASGARLVVHAAHQIAAGHATTAGVALCGGGGQGEALLMET; from the coding sequence ATGACGAGCAACACAAACGACGATGTCGTGATTGTGGGTGCGGCCCGCACCCCATTTGGCAAGCTCCTTGGGGCCTTTGCCACTCTGCAGGCCACGGAACTGGGCAGCCACGCAATACGGGCAGCTCTAACCCAAGGCGGGGTGCCAGCCGATGAGGTGGAAGCGGTCATTATGGGGCAGGTCCTGCAGGCCGGGGTCGGACAAAACCCCGCCAAGCAAGCCGCCCTGGGGGCGGGGATTGCGCGGAGCGCACATACTTCGACGGTCAACAAAGTGTGCCTCTCAGGGCTCACCGCCGTCATTGACGCCGCGCGCCTTGTCCGCTCCGGGGAAGCCACAGTAGTTGTGGCGGGAGGCATGGAGTCCATGACCAACGCTCCGCACCTGTTACCCAAAACCCGTTCCGGAGTGAAATTCGGCGGCTTTGAAGCCCTCGACCACATGGAGTACGACGGGCTGCGCGAAGCGCAGCAGGGCATTTCGATGGGCGTGCTGACTGAACAGCACGACAGTGACTACCCGACCACCCGCGAGGAACAAGACCACGTTGCTGCCTTGTCGCACCAACGCGCTCTCGCCGCCACCCACGACGGCACGCTCGCCCGCGAGATCTCCCCGGTCACGGTACGCAGCCGCCGCGGCGAGGTCACCGTCGAGACCGATGAGGGCATCCGCGAAGGTGTCACGGAAGAATCCCTGGCAAACCTGCGACCGGCGTTTAGCAGCGACGGAACCATCACCGCAGGTAACTCCTCGCCAATTACGGACGGCGCAGCCGCCGTCGTTGTCACTACCCGCCAGCACGCCGCACAACAGGGCTGGACAGTGCTAGCGACCCTGCGCGCCGTCGGACAGGTGGCAGGCCCGGACGCCTCCTTGCAGGCCCAGCCCGCCAACGCCTTGGAGGCAGCGCTCAAGCGCCAGGGTTGGGACGCCCACAAGCTAGACCTCATCGAGATCAACGAAGCTTTCGGTGCAGTCGTCGCCCACTCGATGCGCCAACTGGGGGTGTCCGAGGATGTGGTCAACCCGCACGGCGGGGCCATCGCCATGGGGCATCCGATTGGGGCTTCGGGGGCACGGCTCGTTGTCCACGCCGCACACCAGATCGCCGCGGGCCATGCGACCACCGCCGGAGTCGCCCTCTGCGGCGGCGGCGGCCAGGGCGAAGCACTACTGATGGAGACATAA
- a CDS encoding patatin-like phospholipase family protein, which produces MIDAENTALIFEGGGMRNSYTAPAVVKLIEKDVRFGWVGGVSAGASHTVNFLSGDAWRARESFVEFANNPSFGGVSSLLRGNGYFNAEFIYERAAEKDLPFDYEAFSANPAAMNIAATRADTGESVYFTRSDIRQPEDIYSFVRASSTLPLIMPMRLIDDIPYVDGALGTSGGIAIEQAEAAGWEKFLFVGTKPRDYVRPEVARPGVVKRILRKTPAVADALIARPARYNASKQRLLELERQGRAQLFFPTDMQVSSTERNVSKLQENWAAGARQVEAEWPRWEEFLST; this is translated from the coding sequence ATGATCGATGCCGAGAACACAGCGCTGATCTTCGAAGGCGGGGGAATGCGCAACTCTTACACCGCCCCCGCCGTGGTCAAGCTCATCGAAAAGGACGTTCGTTTCGGGTGGGTTGGAGGTGTCTCGGCTGGTGCTAGCCACACGGTGAATTTTTTGTCGGGTGATGCGTGGCGCGCCCGCGAGAGCTTCGTTGAATTCGCGAACAATCCCAGTTTCGGCGGGGTGTCCTCTCTGCTGCGGGGCAACGGTTACTTCAATGCTGAGTTCATCTACGAGCGTGCCGCCGAAAAGGACCTTCCCTTCGATTACGAGGCCTTTAGTGCTAACCCGGCTGCGATGAACATTGCCGCCACGCGCGCTGATACCGGAGAGTCCGTGTACTTCACCCGAAGCGATATCCGTCAGCCTGAAGACATCTACTCTTTCGTTCGGGCATCGTCGACGTTGCCGCTCATCATGCCGATGAGGCTTATCGACGACATCCCTTATGTCGATGGTGCCTTAGGAACCAGCGGGGGTATTGCTATTGAGCAGGCGGAGGCAGCGGGCTGGGAGAAGTTTTTGTTCGTGGGCACCAAACCTCGCGACTATGTTCGCCCTGAGGTTGCTCGTCCCGGGGTGGTGAAAAGGATATTGCGGAAGACCCCAGCGGTGGCGGACGCTTTGATTGCTCGGCCGGCCCGGTACAACGCCTCGAAGCAGCGGCTGTTGGAGTTGGAGCGGCAAGGTCGGGCGCAGTTGTTCTTCCCGACGGATATGCAGGTTTCCTCGACGGAGCGCAATGTGTCCAAGCTGCAGGAGAATTGGGCGGCGGGCGCGCGCCAAGTGGAGGCAGAATGGCCGCGGTGGGAGGAGTTCCTCAGCACTTAG
- the bioD gene encoding dethiobiotin synthase: MIVAVTGTGTDVGKTIATAAVASRLARTGRDVVLLKPVQTGAAQGGGDAETVHRLTGVEAVTGWSYPEPLAPNLAARRAGQPTPCLAQLRDWIQGYERPDRVVLVEGAGGLAVRIGDDYTFAEVAHFLGAPALVVTSLGLGSLNLATLTVEAARRSGVVVAGLIGGALEAESDLATTLNLEELPVVTGVPLIGVLPAGAGVLDPEDFAVVAQKAVPELPF; this comes from the coding sequence ATGATTGTGGCGGTAACCGGAACCGGAACGGATGTGGGAAAAACGATAGCGACCGCAGCCGTGGCTTCGCGTTTGGCCCGCACGGGTCGCGATGTGGTGTTGCTCAAACCCGTGCAGACGGGGGCTGCTCAAGGCGGTGGTGACGCTGAAACGGTGCACCGCCTCACCGGGGTGGAGGCGGTAACTGGGTGGAGTTACCCGGAGCCGCTGGCGCCCAACCTGGCGGCGCGGCGCGCCGGGCAACCGACGCCTTGCCTGGCGCAGCTACGGGACTGGATCCAAGGCTACGAGCGGCCCGATCGAGTGGTCCTTGTCGAGGGAGCTGGCGGTCTTGCCGTGCGCATCGGTGATGATTACACCTTCGCTGAGGTTGCCCACTTCCTCGGCGCACCAGCGCTCGTGGTGACTTCGCTCGGTTTAGGCTCTCTCAACCTCGCCACGCTGACGGTGGAAGCTGCGCGCCGGAGTGGAGTAGTTGTTGCGGGTCTCATCGGTGGGGCGCTCGAGGCCGAGTCGGACCTGGCCACCACGCTTAACCTCGAGGAGTTGCCGGTGGTTACCGGCGTGCCTTTGATTGGTGTGTTACCGGCAGGTGCCGGGGTGCTTGACCCCGAAGACTTCGCGGTGGTTGCGCAAAAGGCTGTGCCCGAGCTTCCCTTTTGA